In Alistipes ihumii AP11, a genomic segment contains:
- a CDS encoding YeiH family protein, which produces MLHGVLLIALFSCAAFYIGDFPWVKSLSFSPMIVGIVLGMLYANSLRNRLPATWVPGILFCSKRVLRLGIVLYGFRLTFQDVLAVGAPALLIDAVVVTVTICGGVLLGRLLKMDRGIALLTSVGSGICGAAAVLGAESTIRARPYKTAVAVSTVVIFGTISMFLYPVLYRHGIVSLTPEQMGIYTGATLHEVAHVVGAGNAMNGEISDAAIIVKMIRVMMLVPVLLTISYSVSVVRARRRRLADRRSCGGVTRRIAVPWFALGFLAVIGFNSFGLLGEATVSFIHSLDTFLLTMAMTALGAETSIEKFKKAGAKPFVLSLLLFVWLVGGGWLLVKYMAPALM; this is translated from the coding sequence ATGCTGCACGGCGTTCTGTTGATCGCTCTGTTCTCCTGCGCAGCGTTCTATATCGGCGATTTCCCTTGGGTCAAAAGCCTTTCGTTCAGCCCGATGATCGTGGGCATCGTGCTGGGCATGCTCTATGCGAACAGTCTGCGCAACCGGTTGCCGGCTACGTGGGTTCCCGGCATTCTGTTCTGCTCGAAGCGCGTTTTGCGGCTGGGTATCGTTCTGTACGGTTTCCGGCTGACTTTTCAGGACGTGCTGGCCGTGGGCGCTCCGGCCCTGCTGATCGATGCGGTCGTCGTGACCGTCACGATTTGCGGAGGGGTCCTGTTGGGACGGCTGCTGAAGATGGATCGGGGCATTGCGCTGCTCACGTCGGTCGGTAGCGGTATCTGCGGAGCCGCCGCCGTGCTCGGCGCCGAGTCGACGATCCGCGCCAGACCCTATAAAACGGCCGTAGCCGTTTCGACGGTCGTGATCTTCGGGACGATCTCGATGTTTCTCTATCCGGTTCTCTATCGTCACGGTATCGTTTCGCTGACTCCGGAGCAGATGGGCATTTACACCGGAGCCACGCTGCACGAGGTCGCTCATGTGGTGGGGGCGGGAAACGCGATGAACGGGGAGATATCCGATGCGGCGATCATCGTCAAAATGATCCGCGTGATGATGCTGGTGCCCGTGCTGCTGACGATAAGCTATTCTGTTTCGGTTGTGAGAGCCCGGCGGCGTCGGCTTGCGGACAGGCGGTCCTGCGGCGGCGTGACTCGGCGGATCGCCGTGCCGTGGTTCGCGCTCGGGTTTCTGGCGGTGATAGGCTTCAATTCGTTCGGCCTGTTAGGGGAGGCGACCGTGTCGTTCATCCATTCGCTGGACACTTTTTTGCTGACGATGGCCATGACCGCTCTGGGAGCCGAGACCAGTATCGAAAAGTTCAAAAAGGCGGGTGCCAAGCCTTTCGTGCTCTCGTTGCTTCTGTTCGTGTGGCTTGTGGGGGGAGGTTGGCTGCTGGTCAAATACATGGCTCCCGCATTGATGTAG
- the glyA gene encoding serine hydroxymethyltransferase: MTKDTKLFDLIESEKRRQMQGIELIASENFVSEQVMQAMGSVLTNKYAEGYPGARYYGGCEVVDRVEQLAIDRLCELYGAKYANVQPHSGAQANMAVFFTVLKPGDTFMGLDLSHGGHLSHGSPVNTSGILYHAVGYKLDERTGRIDYDAMEKLALEHKPKMIIGGASAYSREWDYKRMREIADRVGALLMVDMAHTAGLIAAGLLDNPVKYAHIVTSTTHKTLRGPRGGVILMGEDFDNPWGVKTPKGEIKKMSAMLNSAVFPGIQGGPLEHVIAAKAVAFGEALDPSYKEYQKQVRKNAQAMAEAFAARGYKIVSGGTDNHLMLIDLRTKFPDLTGKQAEKALVQADITTNKNMVPFDSRSPFQTSGIRVGTPAITTRGLKEDRMETIVSLIDRVLSDIDNETEIAAVRKEVNDLMANYPLFAW; encoded by the coding sequence ATGACAAAGGATACCAAACTATTCGATCTGATCGAGAGCGAAAAGCGGCGGCAGATGCAAGGCATCGAGCTGATCGCCTCCGAGAATTTTGTAAGCGAACAGGTCATGCAGGCCATGGGCTCGGTGCTGACCAACAAATATGCGGAAGGATATCCCGGAGCGCGTTATTACGGCGGCTGCGAGGTCGTCGATCGGGTCGAGCAGCTGGCTATCGACCGCCTGTGCGAGCTCTACGGAGCCAAGTATGCCAACGTGCAGCCTCATTCAGGCGCTCAGGCCAATATGGCCGTATTTTTCACGGTGCTCAAGCCCGGCGATACGTTCATGGGGCTCGATTTGTCGCACGGCGGCCATCTGTCGCACGGCTCGCCGGTCAATACGTCCGGCATTCTCTATCATGCCGTGGGGTATAAGCTCGACGAGCGTACCGGTCGGATCGACTACGATGCGATGGAAAAGCTCGCATTGGAACACAAACCCAAGATGATTATCGGCGGAGCTTCGGCTTACAGCCGCGAGTGGGACTACAAGCGCATGCGCGAGATCGCCGACCGCGTCGGCGCGCTGCTGATGGTCGATATGGCCCATACGGCCGGCCTGATCGCCGCCGGACTGCTCGACAATCCGGTCAAGTATGCGCATATCGTCACCTCGACCACGCACAAGACGTTGCGCGGGCCGCGCGGGGGCGTGATTCTGATGGGCGAGGATTTCGACAATCCGTGGGGCGTCAAGACGCCGAAGGGCGAGATCAAGAAAATGTCCGCCATGCTCAACTCGGCGGTTTTCCCCGGCATTCAGGGCGGGCCGCTGGAGCATGTGATCGCGGCCAAGGCCGTCGCGTTCGGCGAGGCGCTCGATCCTTCGTACAAGGAGTACCAGAAGCAGGTGCGCAAGAACGCTCAGGCGATGGCCGAGGCGTTTGCCGCGCGCGGCTATAAGATCGTTTCGGGCGGTACCGACAATCACCTGATGCTGATCGATCTGCGGACGAAGTTCCCCGATCTGACGGGCAAGCAGGCCGAAAAAGCCCTCGTGCAGGCCGATATCACGACGAACAAGAACATGGTTCCGTTCGACAGCCGCTCGCCGTTCCAGACGTCGGGCATCCGTGTCGGTACGCCGGCCATTACGACCCGGGGACTGAAAGAGGACCGGATGGAGACGATCGTATCGCTGATCGACCGCGTGCTCTCGGATATCGATAACGAAACGGAAATCGCTGCCGTCCGCAAGGAGGTGAACGATCTGATGGCGAATTATCCGCTGTTCGCTTGGTAA
- the fabG gene encoding 3-oxoacyl-[acyl-carrier-protein] reductase → MKLLEGKVAVVTGAARGIGKAIALRFAEEGASVVFTDLKVDENFQNTEKELQALGVQAKGYASNAADFEDTAAVVAQIVKDFGRIDVLVNNAGITRDGLMMRMSEQQWDMVINVNLKSAFNFIHAVTPVMMKQKSGSIINMASVVGVSGNAGQCNYSASKAGLIGLAKSIAKELGPRGIRANAIAPGFIITDMTNALSDEIKEQWAKQIPLRRGGTPDDVAKVALFLASDLSSYVSGQVIHVCGAMNT, encoded by the coding sequence ATGAAACTACTTGAAGGAAAAGTCGCCGTCGTAACCGGAGCCGCCCGCGGCATCGGCAAGGCGATCGCGCTGCGTTTCGCGGAGGAAGGCGCCTCGGTCGTTTTCACCGATCTGAAAGTCGACGAGAACTTTCAGAACACCGAAAAGGAGCTGCAGGCCCTCGGCGTTCAGGCTAAGGGATACGCGTCGAACGCGGCCGATTTCGAGGACACGGCCGCCGTGGTAGCCCAGATCGTCAAGGATTTCGGCCGGATCGACGTACTGGTCAACAATGCCGGCATCACGCGCGACGGACTGATGATGCGCATGAGCGAGCAGCAGTGGGACATGGTCATCAACGTGAACCTGAAGTCGGCGTTCAACTTCATCCATGCCGTCACGCCCGTGATGATGAAGCAGAAAAGCGGAAGCATCATCAACATGGCTTCGGTCGTCGGCGTATCGGGCAATGCGGGACAGTGCAACTACTCGGCATCGAAAGCCGGACTGATCGGTCTGGCCAAGTCGATCGCCAAGGAGCTCGGTCCGCGAGGAATCCGCGCCAACGCGATCGCCCCGGGCTTCATTATCACCGACATGACCAACGCGCTGTCGGACGAGATCAAGGAACAATGGGCCAAGCAGATTCCGCTGCGGCGCGGAGGTACGCCCGACGACGTCGCCAAGGTCGCCCTGTTCCTCGCTTCGGATCTGTCGTCCTATGTTAGCGGCCAGGTAATCCACGTGTGCGGCGCGATGAACACCTGA
- a CDS encoding BACON domain-containing protein, producing MKKHLLFFWALTVLLMPGVQSCDDSSEGGSAPAELTVTPNPLTVGADGGPQELSCLVENPNGGSVRASSSGATWIHSFDCSTEGKIFFYVDANPDYDLRTGEVIVTYEDAESVRLVVEQQGAEPPIGIRIEELTTTSARVTWEPDDASMTYILGVAEKSVIDSYASGREMMEHDLEGFKADADSWGMSLSEYLEFGVLYTGKQVFPKDGFKPGTEYCAYAYGMDANGEFTTGLVKEIFETVAMTDCSFTIEPRDVTKNSVLLEVTPERNDVSYYVAYVERKAFENDFHGSDSELMQATVAQIRSNMALTGATWSDFVHLGAKSFPVASLLSGTDYYAFAFGLDRGAITTDISKKPFRTAAAELTDDCTFDIRFVEIGASTVDVEIVPSNSSTRYYATFMESSILETHTPDEVAAMKISEEEGWQTDWVNDPRIHSGTQTLNSNSDLGIAPFKPQHDYTVFVFGVSAEGERTTQVATKNVTTAEFQKSDMTIQIQVGERTDRSCVLSFTPSVDDELYYIGVVPYELRGYYTTDEEFMQAVVYTLGDYIEMYCVRGKMDGLYCQSDLLGDELKPGTRYLAIAFGYMSGVTTGLFSEEFTTMDAVQQ from the coding sequence ATGAAAAAGCATTTACTGTTCTTTTGGGCCCTGACGGTCCTTTTGATGCCGGGCGTTCAGTCCTGCGACGATTCGTCGGAAGGAGGGAGTGCTCCCGCCGAGTTGACGGTGACTCCTAATCCTTTGACGGTCGGTGCGGACGGCGGCCCCCAGGAGCTATCCTGCCTCGTTGAAAACCCGAACGGCGGGAGCGTCCGAGCTTCGTCGAGCGGGGCGACATGGATTCATTCGTTCGATTGTTCGACAGAGGGCAAAATTTTTTTCTATGTCGATGCCAATCCCGATTACGATCTTCGCACGGGAGAAGTGATCGTGACCTATGAGGATGCCGAGAGCGTCCGACTCGTCGTGGAGCAGCAGGGAGCCGAGCCCCCGATCGGCATTCGCATCGAGGAACTGACCACGACTTCGGCTCGGGTAACCTGGGAGCCCGACGATGCTTCGATGACGTACATTTTGGGTGTTGCCGAAAAGAGCGTGATCGATTCTTATGCGAGCGGTCGCGAGATGATGGAGCACGATCTCGAAGGATTCAAAGCCGATGCCGACTCATGGGGCATGAGCCTGAGCGAATATCTCGAGTTCGGTGTCTTATATACCGGCAAGCAGGTATTTCCGAAAGACGGATTCAAACCCGGAACCGAGTATTGCGCCTATGCGTACGGTATGGATGCGAACGGCGAGTTTACGACGGGGCTGGTCAAGGAAATTTTCGAGACGGTGGCTATGACCGACTGTTCCTTTACGATTGAACCGCGGGATGTGACCAAGAACAGCGTGTTGTTGGAGGTGACGCCCGAGCGCAACGATGTTTCCTATTACGTCGCCTATGTCGAGCGAAAAGCCTTTGAAAACGATTTCCATGGCAGCGACAGCGAACTGATGCAGGCGACCGTCGCCCAGATCAGGTCCAACATGGCATTGACGGGCGCCACATGGTCCGACTTCGTTCATTTGGGGGCCAAGTCGTTCCCTGTGGCCTCGCTTCTTTCCGGTACCGACTATTATGCGTTCGCTTTCGGCCTCGACCGTGGGGCGATCACGACCGACATTTCCAAGAAGCCCTTCCGAACAGCGGCAGCCGAGCTGACCGACGACTGCACGTTCGATATCCGCTTCGTCGAGATCGGAGCCTCGACCGTCGATGTGGAGATCGTGCCGTCGAATTCCTCGACGCGCTATTATGCGACTTTCATGGAGTCCTCTATCCTCGAAACGCACACGCCGGACGAAGTGGCTGCTATGAAAATCAGTGAGGAGGAAGGCTGGCAGACCGATTGGGTCAACGATCCCCGGATTCATTCGGGGACGCAGACGCTCAACTCGAATTCCGATCTGGGCATCGCTCCGTTCAAACCTCAGCACGACTATACGGTGTTCGTGTTCGGTGTGAGTGCCGAGGGCGAACGCACGACGCAGGTCGCAACGAAGAACGTAACCACCGCGGAATTCCAGAAGTCCGACATGACCATCCAAATTCAGGTGGGCGAACGGACCGACAGATCGTGCGTGTTGAGTTTCACGCCTTCTGTCGACGACGAATTGTATTATATCGGAGTGGTGCCTTATGAGTTGCGCGGCTACTATACGACCGACGAGGAGTTTATGCAGGCCGTCGTCTATACGTTGGGCGACTATATCGAGATGTATTGCGTTCGAGGCAAGATGGACGGGCTTTACTGCCAGAGCGACCTGCTGGGCGATGAGCTGAAGCCCGGAACCCGGTATTTGGCCATCGCTTTCGGCTATATGAGCGGCGTTACGACGGGATTGTTCTCGGAGGAGTTCACGACGATGGACGCCGTTCAGCAATAA
- a CDS encoding adenylate kinase produces the protein MLNIVLFGPPGAGKGTQAARLIEKYGFHHISTGEVIREEIRQGSPLGLSVKGFIDKGQLAPDALVIDLIADYVSKHKESKGNIFDGFPRTTPQAEAFDKIMEQHGTPVNLMLALEVSDDELIDRLLKRGKESGRADDSCESVIRNRIDVYKAQTAVVADHYRRQGKFRAIRGIGSIEEIFRSICCQIDPLLEKPDAASVRVG, from the coding sequence ATGCTGAATATCGTGCTGTTCGGTCCTCCGGGGGCCGGCAAAGGGACGCAGGCCGCCCGACTGATCGAGAAATACGGGTTTCACCACATATCGACCGGCGAGGTGATCCGCGAGGAAATTCGTCAGGGGTCGCCTCTCGGCCTCAGCGTGAAGGGCTTTATCGACAAGGGGCAGCTGGCTCCCGACGCTTTGGTGATCGACCTGATCGCCGACTATGTGTCGAAGCATAAGGAGAGCAAAGGAAACATTTTCGACGGTTTTCCGCGCACGACGCCGCAGGCCGAGGCTTTCGACAAGATTATGGAACAGCACGGCACGCCGGTCAATCTGATGCTGGCGCTCGAGGTTTCCGACGACGAGCTGATCGATCGTCTGCTCAAGCGGGGCAAGGAGAGCGGACGTGCCGACGACAGTTGCGAGTCGGTGATCCGGAACCGGATCGATGTTTATAAGGCTCAGACGGCCGTCGTCGCCGATCATTATCGCCGGCAGGGCAAATTCCGTGCGATTCGGGGAATCGGCAGCATAGAGGAGATATTCCGTTCCATCTGCTGCCAGATCGATCCGCTGCTTGAAAAGCCGGATGCGGCGTCTGTCCGTGTCGGGTAG
- the thiL gene encoding thiamine-phosphate kinase, with amino-acid sequence MEGKKRTEIAEIGKFGLIERICSRVEPQNASTVKGCGDDTAVIDAGDRYVLLSTELLLEGVHFDLTYYPLQHLGYKAVVAGISDILAMNGTPRQIELALGIPARFSVEMIDRLYDGIRAACDRYRTDLAGGDTTASVNGLAIGVTAAGDVAKDRIAYRSGAKPNDLICLSGDLGAAYMGLHLLEREKRACGGQPDPKPKFEGHEYILGRQLKPEARTDIIERLAEAGIVPTSMIDITDGLASETLHLCKSSGCGARIYLDRLPIARQTHDMAEELHADPVVAALNGGQDYELLFTVPLSKQQEIFALGVDVIGHVTAAGTGAMLVTPDGSEIALKAPGWK; translated from the coding sequence ATGGAAGGAAAAAAACGAACCGAAATCGCCGAAATCGGAAAATTCGGACTCATCGAACGAATCTGCTCGCGCGTCGAGCCGCAAAACGCCTCGACGGTCAAAGGCTGCGGCGACGATACGGCCGTAATCGACGCGGGCGACCGCTACGTGCTGCTCTCGACCGAACTGCTGCTCGAGGGCGTACATTTCGACCTGACATACTATCCGCTGCAGCATCTGGGCTACAAGGCGGTCGTCGCGGGAATTTCCGATATCCTCGCCATGAACGGAACGCCGCGGCAGATCGAACTGGCGCTCGGCATCCCGGCCCGCTTCTCGGTCGAAATGATCGATCGGCTGTATGACGGGATACGAGCGGCCTGCGACCGTTACCGGACCGATCTGGCAGGCGGAGACACGACAGCCTCGGTCAACGGACTCGCAATCGGCGTGACGGCAGCGGGCGACGTCGCCAAGGACCGGATCGCCTACCGCAGCGGAGCGAAGCCGAACGACCTGATCTGCCTGAGCGGAGATCTGGGCGCCGCCTACATGGGACTCCATCTGCTCGAGCGGGAAAAGAGGGCATGCGGCGGACAACCCGATCCGAAACCGAAGTTCGAGGGACACGAGTACATTCTCGGGCGGCAACTGAAGCCCGAAGCCCGTACCGACATAATCGAACGGCTGGCCGAAGCGGGCATCGTGCCGACCTCGATGATCGACATCACGGACGGCCTGGCGTCCGAAACGCTGCACCTGTGCAAAAGTTCGGGTTGCGGAGCGCGCATCTACCTCGACCGCCTGCCGATCGCCCGACAGACGCACGATATGGCCGAAGAACTGCACGCCGATCCGGTCGTCGCGGCGCTCAACGGAGGTCAGGACTACGAGCTGCTGTTCACGGTGCCGCTATCGAAACAGCAGGAAATCTTCGCGCTGGGCGTCGACGTGATCGGGCACGTCACGGCCGCAGGAACCGGCGCCATGCTCGTCACGCCCGACGGCTCGGAAATCGCGCTGAAGGCGCCGGGCTGGAAATAG
- a CDS encoding alpha-isopropylmalate synthase regulatory domain-containing protein yields MVDRIEILDTTLRDGEQTSGVSFTVREKLSIARLLLDELHVDRIEVASARVSDGEFESVRRIARWAEERGFLDRVEVLGFVDGGVSLRWIADAGCRVMNLLAKGSLRHCELQLRKTPEQHVADICEAIEAASAEGIAVNLYLEDWSNGMRFSKDYVYGMIDALRDRPIARFMIPDTLGVLAPDECYAFCREMVERYPELHFDFHAHNDYDLAVANVMAAVKAGVRGIHTTVNGLGERAGNAPLSSVAAVLNDHLKVRNAIVEKNINHVSRLVETYTGIHIPANEPVVGENVFTQCAGIHADGDNKSHLYYNDLLPERFGRVREYALGKTSGKANIKKNLETLGIDLDDEAMRKVTERIIELGDKKQAVTSEDLPYIIADVLKQDVYETQVHILNYNLSLSQGLRPVATLKIRINDEEYEQTSSGDGQYDAFMRALRKIYKEQLRREFPMLVNYTVSIPPGGRTDAFVQTYITWEYRGETFKTRGLDADQTEAAIKATLKMLNKLENMQA; encoded by the coding sequence ATGGTGGATCGCATCGAAATACTGGATACGACCTTGCGCGACGGCGAGCAGACTTCGGGAGTGTCGTTTACCGTGCGTGAGAAGCTGAGCATCGCGCGTCTGTTGCTCGACGAACTGCATGTCGACCGGATCGAGGTAGCCTCGGCCCGGGTTTCCGACGGAGAGTTCGAGTCGGTGCGGCGTATCGCCCGCTGGGCCGAGGAACGCGGTTTTCTCGACCGGGTGGAGGTTTTGGGTTTCGTCGACGGCGGAGTTTCGCTGCGGTGGATCGCCGATGCCGGATGCCGCGTGATGAATCTGCTTGCCAAAGGTTCGTTGCGCCATTGCGAGTTGCAGTTGCGCAAGACGCCCGAACAGCACGTAGCCGATATTTGCGAGGCGATCGAGGCTGCCTCGGCCGAGGGTATCGCGGTCAATCTCTATCTGGAGGACTGGTCGAACGGCATGCGCTTTTCCAAGGATTACGTTTACGGGATGATCGACGCGCTGCGCGATCGGCCGATCGCGCGTTTCATGATCCCCGATACGCTCGGCGTGCTCGCTCCCGACGAGTGCTATGCGTTCTGCCGCGAGATGGTCGAGCGTTATCCGGAACTGCATTTCGACTTCCATGCCCACAACGATTACGATCTGGCCGTGGCGAATGTCATGGCCGCTGTCAAGGCGGGCGTACGGGGAATCCATACGACCGTCAACGGGCTGGGGGAGCGGGCCGGCAACGCGCCCCTGTCGAGCGTTGCGGCTGTGCTGAACGACCATCTGAAGGTGCGTAACGCGATCGTCGAGAAGAACATCAACCATGTGAGCCGGTTGGTCGAGACCTATACCGGTATCCATATCCCGGCCAACGAGCCGGTCGTCGGCGAAAATGTCTTCACGCAGTGCGCGGGCATTCATGCCGACGGCGACAACAAAAGCCACCTCTATTACAACGATCTGCTGCCCGAACGTTTCGGCCGTGTCCGCGAGTATGCGCTGGGAAAAACCTCGGGCAAGGCCAATATCAAGAAGAATCTGGAAACGCTCGGCATCGATCTCGACGACGAGGCGATGCGCAAGGTGACCGAGCGGATCATCGAGCTGGGCGACAAGAAGCAGGCCGTCACGTCGGAGGACCTGCCCTACATCATCGCCGACGTACTGAAACAGGACGTTTACGAGACGCAAGTACACATTCTCAATTACAACCTGTCGCTGTCGCAGGGCCTCCGGCCCGTGGCCACGCTCAAGATCCGGATCAACGACGAGGAGTACGAGCAGACCTCGTCGGGCGACGGCCAGTACGACGCCTTTATGCGCGCGCTTCGCAAGATATACAAGGAGCAGCTCCGGCGCGAGTTCCCGATGCTGGTCAACTATACGGTCTCGATTCCTCCCGGCGGCCGGACCGACGCTTTCGTCCAGACCTACATTACCTGGGAATACCGGGGCGAGACGTTCAAGACGCGCGGGCTGGATGCCGACCAGACCGAGGCGGCGATCAAGGCCACGCTCAAGATGCTCAACAAACTGGAAAATATGCAGGCGTAA
- the leuD gene encoding 3-isopropylmalate dehydratase small subunit: MSIPKFTRLTTTACPLNIENIDTDQIIPARFLKAVERKGFGDNLFRDWRFDKAGARVDGFPLNDSRYGGEILVAAKNFGCGSSREHAAWAIFDYGFRVVVSSFFADIFKNNALNNGLLPVQLSEPFLEKIFAAIAADPQARFEVDLPNQTFTILSTGEQASFDIDGYKKECLLNGYDDVDYLLSIRDDITRYEQAHA, from the coding sequence ATGTCTATTCCGAAATTTACCCGTCTGACGACGACGGCCTGCCCGTTGAACATAGAGAACATCGATACCGACCAGATCATTCCCGCCCGCTTCCTGAAAGCCGTCGAGCGGAAGGGATTCGGCGACAACCTGTTCCGCGACTGGCGCTTCGACAAGGCCGGCGCGCGCGTGGACGGTTTTCCGCTGAACGATTCGCGCTACGGGGGCGAGATTTTGGTCGCCGCGAAGAACTTCGGTTGCGGCTCGTCGCGCGAGCACGCGGCCTGGGCCATTTTCGACTACGGCTTCCGCGTGGTCGTGTCGAGTTTTTTCGCCGACATATTCAAGAACAATGCGCTGAACAACGGCCTGCTGCCGGTTCAGCTCAGCGAGCCTTTCTTGGAAAAGATCTTCGCTGCGATCGCGGCCGATCCGCAGGCTCGTTTCGAGGTCGATCTGCCGAATCAGACGTTCACGATTCTCTCCACCGGCGAGCAGGCGTCTTTCGACATCGACGGCTATAAGAAGGAGTGTCTGCTGAACGGCTACGACGACGTGGATTATCTGCTCAGCATCCGCGACGACATCACCCGCTACGAGCAGGCGCATGCGTAG
- the leuC gene encoding 3-isopropylmalate dehydratase large subunit: MGKTLFDKVWDAHTVRQLDGGRSVLYIDRHYIHEVTSPVAFLGLRNRGIKVARPDRTTGTPDHNVPTVDQDKPVAEEQSRMQLESFGRNCEANGVEYFKLGSPRHGVVHIVGPELGITQPGMTIVCGDSHTSTHGAFGAVAFGIGTSEVEMVFASQCILQPKPKTMRITVDGRRGPGVTAKDIILYVISRISASGGTGHFIEFAGEAIRALSMEERMTVCNMSIECGARGGIIAPDQTTFDYVRGRERAPKGADFDRAVERWKELYSDPDARFDTEYRFDAADIEPMITYGTNPGMGVGITGTIPSDEGLSGSDRVSFSKALAYMDFRSGEPMLGKRVDYVFLGSCTNGRIEDFRQFAHAVKGRRKAPHVTAWLVPGSKGVEAQARAEGLDKILAEAGFELRQPGCSACLAMNADKIPAGMYSVSTSNRNFEGRQGPGARTMLAGPLVAAAAAVTGCVSDPREVFGL; encoded by the coding sequence ATGGGAAAGACTCTTTTTGACAAGGTATGGGACGCTCATACGGTCCGTCAGCTGGACGGGGGCCGGAGCGTGCTGTATATCGACCGCCACTATATCCACGAGGTGACCTCGCCCGTGGCCTTTCTGGGTTTGCGTAACCGGGGAATCAAGGTAGCCCGTCCCGACCGGACGACCGGTACGCCCGACCATAACGTGCCGACCGTCGATCAGGACAAACCGGTTGCCGAAGAGCAGAGCCGGATGCAGCTCGAATCGTTCGGTCGCAACTGCGAGGCGAACGGAGTCGAGTATTTCAAACTCGGCAGTCCGCGTCACGGGGTCGTGCATATCGTGGGCCCCGAGCTGGGCATTACGCAGCCGGGTATGACGATCGTCTGCGGCGACAGCCATACGTCGACGCACGGGGCTTTCGGCGCCGTCGCATTCGGCATCGGTACGTCGGAGGTAGAGATGGTTTTCGCCTCGCAGTGTATCCTGCAGCCCAAACCCAAGACGATGCGCATTACCGTCGACGGACGGCGCGGCCCGGGCGTGACGGCCAAGGACATCATCCTGTACGTCATATCCCGGATTTCCGCTTCGGGCGGCACGGGCCATTTCATCGAGTTCGCCGGCGAGGCGATCCGGGCCTTGTCGATGGAGGAGCGGATGACCGTCTGCAACATGAGCATCGAGTGCGGAGCCCGCGGCGGCATCATCGCTCCGGACCAGACTACGTTCGACTACGTTCGGGGGCGCGAGCGTGCGCCGAAGGGCGCCGATTTCGACCGGGCCGTCGAACGCTGGAAAGAGCTTTATTCCGATCCCGACGCCCGTTTCGATACGGAGTACCGCTTCGATGCCGCCGATATCGAGCCGATGATTACCTACGGCACGAATCCGGGCATGGGCGTCGGCATCACCGGAACGATTCCCTCCGACGAGGGTCTGAGCGGCAGCGACCGCGTGAGCTTCTCCAAAGCGCTCGCCTACATGGATTTCCGTAGCGGCGAGCCGATGCTCGGCAAGCGGGTCGACTATGTTTTCTTGGGCAGCTGCACGAACGGACGCATCGAGGATTTCCGCCAGTTCGCCCATGCCGTCAAGGGTCGCCGCAAAGCGCCCCATGTGACCGCATGGCTCGTTCCCGGCTCGAAAGGGGTCGAGGCGCAGGCCCGTGCCGAGGGGTTGGACAAGATACTGGCCGAGGCGGGTTTCGAACTCCGTCAGCCCGGCTGCTCGGCCTGTCTGGCAATGAACGCCGACAAGATTCCCGCCGGGATGTACAGCGTTTCGACGTCGAACCGCAACTTCGAGGGGCGTCAGGGGCCCGGCGCGCGTACGATGCTGGCCGGACCGCTGGTAGCTGCCGCCGCCGCCGTGACCGGATGCGTTTCCGATCCGCGCGAGGTGTTCGGTCTCTAA